The Plantibacter sp. Leaf314 genome includes a window with the following:
- a CDS encoding LacI family DNA-binding transcriptional regulator, which yields MATMRQIAAAAGVSAKTVSRVFNDDPHVLPETRERVEAIMRELDYVPNTLATSFRSGRPSVIGVAVPDIVDPFFAEIARAVERTARDHDMSTLVTSLGDDPEREREVLEPMLRRQLAGVVLAPIGDDQSSLAAWASRTPFVFVDRAPGGLAADSFTQDDFGGAFAATTHLVEHGHRRIAFIGDQLALPTTAERLRGYRAALTEAGLPVDEDLVVLGAETRVGAAGALAAVGPRATALFSSNAVCTMALLPALAEHPPPLVAFGDFPLAELLRPSVSVITQDPETLGRLAAERIIDRLDRPDGRYRRSTVLPVHLVERDSCRVA from the coding sequence ATGGCGACGATGCGACAGATCGCGGCAGCCGCCGGCGTGAGCGCGAAGACCGTCTCGCGCGTCTTCAACGACGATCCACACGTCCTCCCGGAGACGCGCGAACGCGTCGAGGCGATCATGCGCGAGCTCGACTACGTGCCGAACACGCTCGCCACCTCGTTCCGGTCCGGCCGCCCCTCGGTCATCGGGGTCGCCGTGCCCGACATCGTCGATCCGTTCTTCGCCGAGATCGCCCGGGCGGTGGAGCGGACCGCCCGCGACCACGACATGTCGACGCTCGTGACCAGCCTCGGCGACGATCCGGAACGCGAACGCGAGGTGCTGGAACCGATGCTGCGGCGGCAGCTCGCCGGGGTGGTGCTCGCGCCGATCGGCGACGACCAGAGCTCCCTGGCCGCGTGGGCGTCGCGGACGCCGTTCGTGTTCGTCGACCGTGCACCCGGCGGACTGGCCGCCGACTCCTTCACGCAGGACGACTTCGGTGGGGCGTTCGCAGCGACGACGCACCTCGTCGAGCACGGCCACCGACGGATCGCCTTCATCGGCGACCAGCTGGCCCTGCCGACGACGGCCGAACGGTTGCGCGGATACCGGGCCGCACTCACGGAAGCCGGGCTGCCCGTCGACGAGGACCTCGTCGTCCTCGGCGCGGAGACCCGGGTGGGGGCCGCGGGTGCGCTGGCGGCGGTCGGCCCACGGGCGACGGCACTCTTCTCGTCGAACGCCGTCTGCACCATGGCGTTGCTGCCCGCCCTCGCCGAGCACCCGCCGCCCCTGGTCGCATTCGGTGACTTCCCCTTGGCCGAGCTCCTGCGACCGTCGGTGTCCGTCATCACGCAGGATCCGGAGACCCTCGGCCGACTCGCTGCCGAACGCATCATCGACCGCCTCGACCGCCCGGACGGACGCTATCGCCGGAGCACCGTCCTCCCGGTGCACCTCGTCGAGCGGGACTCCTGCCGGGTCGCCTGA
- a CDS encoding carbohydrate kinase family protein, with product MGEIVVAGHICVDLSPRLGASARIDPGALIDTGPLRISLGGCVANTGLALADLGSDVRLHATVGDDELGAIVAARIAAQPRLHPALEVTDRAATSYSVVVEPEGLDRTFWHHTGANEVFTGEHLAVGGADLVHLGYPPLLPGIVADGGAPLAALLERVRTHGATTSMDLAVVDPSSTVGALDWEAILRRTLPLTDVVSPSVDDLRSALGTTLLPADTAPSPRAQAAAFAELLLAWGAGVVAISAGEDGLVVRAAGVDRLRQAGRMLAPLAAAWADAALVAPPIPAPAFVSTNGAGDASTAGLLFAMSRGAGPAAAADVAGASAAAVIAGLRPTADEIVRLRPSVRPLLTDASPDRPAA from the coding sequence ATGGGCGAGATCGTCGTCGCCGGCCACATCTGCGTCGATCTGTCGCCCCGGCTCGGCGCGAGCGCGCGCATCGACCCCGGCGCGCTCATCGACACCGGCCCGCTCCGCATCTCGCTCGGTGGATGCGTCGCCAACACCGGTCTCGCGCTCGCCGACCTCGGCAGTGACGTCCGACTGCACGCGACCGTCGGTGACGACGAACTCGGCGCGATCGTCGCCGCCCGTATCGCCGCGCAGCCCCGCCTCCATCCGGCACTCGAGGTGACCGACCGGGCGGCGACCTCGTACAGCGTCGTCGTCGAACCCGAGGGCCTCGACCGCACGTTCTGGCACCACACGGGCGCGAACGAGGTCTTCACCGGCGAACACCTCGCCGTCGGTGGCGCGGACCTCGTCCACCTCGGGTATCCGCCGCTGCTGCCCGGCATCGTCGCCGACGGCGGAGCACCACTCGCCGCCCTCCTGGAGCGGGTCCGCACGCACGGGGCGACCACCTCGATGGACCTCGCCGTCGTCGACCCGAGCAGCACGGTGGGCGCCCTCGACTGGGAGGCGATCCTTCGACGCACCCTCCCCCTCACCGACGTCGTGAGCCCGAGCGTCGACGACCTCCGATCCGCCCTCGGCACGACACTGCTCCCGGCCGACACCGCGCCGTCACCCCGGGCGCAGGCCGCCGCGTTCGCCGAGCTCCTCCTCGCCTGGGGTGCCGGCGTCGTGGCGATCTCGGCCGGCGAGGACGGGCTCGTGGTGCGCGCCGCCGGCGTCGACCGCCTCCGTCAGGCCGGCCGGATGCTCGCGCCGCTGGCTGCAGCCTGGGCCGACGCCGCGCTCGTCGCACCACCGATCCCCGCTCCGGCGTTCGTGTCCACGAACGGCGCCGGAGACGCCTCGACCGCCGGTCTGCTGTTCGCCATGTCACGCGGCGCAGGACCTGCGGCCGCGGCGGACGTCGCCGGCGCCAGTGCCGCCGCGGTCATCGCCGGTCTCCGGCCGACCGCGGACGAGATCGTCCGGCTACGGCCGAGCGTCCGCCCGCTCCTGACGGACGCATCGCCCGACCGACCCGCCGCGTGA
- a CDS encoding mannitol dehydrogenase family protein, with protein sequence MTQLSDATLSTLDPQVAVPSYDRSAVRPGIVHFGVGAFHRAHGAMFVDRVLALPGAEHSSWGLVGVGTLPGDAAMRDALGAQDRLYTLVTTSPDGEAEARVVGSIVEYLFAPDDPAAVLARVSDPSTRIVSLTITEGGYGVNDATGAFEPSDGATLADLDGLPARALPQSPLGFIAAGLRARRDAGAVPFTVMSCDNIQGNGHVARTAILAFAERIDPSLAAWIAAEVRFPNSMVDRITPATTDEQRVMVAERFGIEDRWPVLSESFEQWVLEDDFSDGRPPYEQVGVQLVEDVEPYELMKLRLLNASHQAMSYLGLLAGETYVHDVCRDDLFARFLLGYMHEEARPTLAPVPGIDLDAYSAELMRRFGSEAIKDTLARQIVDGSERIPKFLLPVVREQLRTGGGIARSALVLAAWSRFIEGVGDDGRELQPVDRRLAELQAAVAQEAEKPGAFLDLEVVFGDLGQDARLREAFVAARDRLAAVGARAAVEEVVAAG encoded by the coding sequence ATGACCCAGCTCTCCGACGCCACCCTCTCCACCCTCGACCCGCAGGTGGCCGTGCCGTCCTACGACCGTTCCGCCGTCCGCCCCGGCATTGTCCACTTCGGGGTCGGCGCCTTCCACCGTGCCCACGGGGCGATGTTCGTCGACCGGGTACTCGCGCTGCCCGGTGCCGAGCACTCGTCCTGGGGGCTTGTCGGCGTCGGCACCCTGCCCGGCGATGCCGCGATGCGGGACGCGCTGGGTGCGCAGGACCGGCTGTACACGCTCGTGACGACGAGTCCCGACGGCGAGGCCGAGGCGCGCGTGGTCGGGTCGATCGTCGAGTACCTCTTCGCACCCGACGACCCGGCCGCCGTCCTGGCCCGGGTGAGTGATCCCTCGACCCGGATCGTGTCGCTCACGATCACCGAGGGCGGCTACGGCGTCAACGACGCGACGGGCGCGTTCGAGCCGAGCGACGGTGCGACCCTCGCGGATCTCGACGGCCTGCCCGCGCGTGCGCTGCCGCAGAGCCCGCTCGGATTCATCGCCGCCGGCCTGCGCGCTCGTCGGGACGCGGGGGCGGTGCCGTTCACGGTCATGTCGTGCGACAACATCCAGGGCAACGGTCACGTCGCCCGCACGGCGATCCTCGCGTTCGCCGAGCGGATCGACCCGTCGCTCGCGGCCTGGATCGCCGCCGAGGTGCGCTTCCCGAACTCAATGGTGGACCGCATCACCCCGGCGACGACCGACGAGCAGCGGGTCATGGTCGCGGAGCGGTTCGGGATCGAGGACCGGTGGCCGGTGCTGTCGGAGTCGTTCGAGCAGTGGGTGTTGGAGGACGACTTCAGTGACGGCCGTCCGCCGTACGAGCAGGTCGGGGTGCAGCTGGTGGAGGACGTGGAACCGTACGAGCTGATGAAGCTCCGGCTGCTGAACGCTTCCCATCAGGCGATGAGCTACCTGGGCTTGCTCGCGGGGGAGACGTACGTCCATGACGTCTGCCGCGATGACCTCTTCGCCCGGTTCCTCCTCGGCTACATGCACGAGGAGGCGAGGCCGACGCTTGCGCCGGTGCCGGGCATCGACCTCGACGCCTACAGCGCGGAGCTGATGCGTCGCTTCGGCAGTGAGGCGATCAAGGACACCCTGGCCCGGCAGATCGTCGACGGGTCGGAACGGATCCCCAAGTTCCTGCTTCCGGTCGTGCGGGAGCAGCTGCGGACGGGCGGCGGGATCGCGCGCTCGGCGCTCGTGCTGGCGGCGTGGAGTCGGTTCATCGAGGGTGTCGGTGACGATGGTCGGGAGCTGCAGCCGGTCGACCGGCGGCTCGCCGAACTGCAGGCGGCCGTCGCTCAGGAAGCCGAGAAGCCCGGGGCGTTCCTCGACCTGGAGGTCGTCTTCGGAGACCTCGGCCAGGATGCGCGGCTCCGTGAGGCGTTCGTCGCGGCGCGCGACCGACTGGCTGCCGTCGGTGCGCGTGCGGCCGTCGAGGAGGTCGTCGCCGCGGGTTGA
- a CDS encoding class I fructose-bisphosphate aldolase, whose product MSLYRLNRLFNARSGRALDVAVDHGFFGERSFITGIEDMGTVVRTLVAAGPDAVQLTLGQARHLQQVPGKDKPALVLRTDVANVYGNPLDSLLYSHHVPHAIEEAVRLDAVAVCVNLMQIPDHPEVREANIRSIMALRREATRYGMPLMIEPLVMQDNTTAGGYQVDGDIEKIVTLVRQAVELGADLVKADPSSDITEYGRVVEVAGDVPVLVRGGGRVDDRTLLERTVAVLDAGVSGIVYGRNIIQHEHPAAITAALMAVLHDGADADAGLAILEAARA is encoded by the coding sequence ATGTCGCTGTACCGCCTCAATCGTCTCTTCAACGCCCGATCCGGTCGTGCGCTCGACGTCGCCGTCGACCACGGGTTCTTCGGAGAGCGTTCGTTCATCACCGGCATCGAGGACATGGGCACGGTCGTCCGCACCCTCGTCGCCGCCGGTCCCGACGCCGTCCAGCTGACGCTCGGCCAGGCCCGACACCTGCAGCAGGTCCCCGGCAAGGACAAGCCGGCACTCGTCCTCCGGACCGATGTCGCCAACGTCTACGGCAACCCGCTCGACTCGCTCCTGTACAGCCACCACGTGCCGCACGCGATCGAGGAGGCCGTCCGGCTCGACGCCGTCGCCGTGTGCGTCAACCTCATGCAGATCCCCGACCACCCCGAGGTGCGGGAGGCGAACATCCGCTCCATCATGGCGCTGCGCCGCGAGGCCACCCGGTACGGGATGCCGCTCATGATCGAGCCCCTCGTCATGCAGGACAACACGACGGCCGGCGGCTACCAGGTCGACGGCGACATCGAGAAGATCGTCACGCTCGTGCGTCAGGCGGTCGAACTGGGGGCCGACCTCGTCAAGGCCGATCCGAGCAGTGACATCACCGAGTACGGGCGCGTCGTCGAGGTCGCGGGTGACGTCCCCGTCCTCGTCCGCGGTGGCGGCCGGGTGGACGACCGGACCCTGCTGGAGCGCACGGTCGCCGTGCTCGACGCCGGGGTCAGCGGCATCGTCTACGGCCGCAACATCATCCAGCACGAGCACCCGGCGGCCATCACGGCGGCACTCATGGCGGTGCTGCACGACGGTGCCGACGCCGACGCCGGCCTCGCGATCCTCGAGGCGGCCCGCGCATGA
- a CDS encoding SDR family oxidoreductase, producing the protein MTDFNGRTILVTGASGGIGGATVRHLVAAGAQVIASGRNVEHLEAIAAETGAEPLPFDLTSEDSIRDAIEGRDIWGVVNSGGWGGEIASPQETDIEVFDKVISINARGSLLVTKYASREMIRQERGGAIVNVSSQASLVALSGHISYGSSKAALDNITRVSALELGKYGIRVNAVNPTVVMTPMSAWYWGRPDIEGPFLEAMPLGKWATEDDIAGPITFLLSDAAGMISGVSLPIDGGYTAR; encoded by the coding sequence ATGACTGACTTCAACGGCCGTACCATCCTCGTCACCGGAGCGAGCGGCGGCATCGGCGGCGCGACCGTCCGCCACCTCGTCGCAGCGGGCGCACAGGTCATCGCCTCCGGCCGCAACGTGGAGCACCTCGAGGCCATCGCCGCCGAGACGGGTGCCGAGCCGCTGCCCTTCGACCTCACCTCCGAGGACAGCATCCGCGACGCCATCGAGGGTCGCGACATCTGGGGCGTCGTCAACTCCGGCGGCTGGGGCGGCGAGATCGCCTCTCCTCAGGAGACCGACATCGAGGTCTTCGACAAGGTCATCAGCATCAACGCGCGCGGATCGCTGCTCGTCACGAAGTATGCGTCGCGCGAGATGATCCGCCAGGAACGCGGCGGCGCGATCGTCAACGTCTCCAGCCAGGCTTCCCTCGTCGCCCTGTCGGGTCACATCTCCTACGGTTCGTCGAAGGCCGCCCTCGACAACATCACGCGGGTCTCCGCCCTCGAACTCGGGAAGTACGGCATCCGCGTCAACGCCGTCAACCCGACGGTCGTCATGACGCCGATGTCCGCCTGGTACTGGGGCCGCCCCGACATCGAGGGCCCGTTCCTCGAGGCCATGCCGCTCGGCAAGTGGGCCACCGAGGACGACATCGCCGGCCCCATCACCTTCCTCCTCAGCGACGCCGCCGGCATGATCTCGGGCGTCTCGCTGCCGATCGACGGCGGCTACACCGCACGCTGA
- a CDS encoding LacI family DNA-binding transcriptional regulator, translated as MRSSRPPTMNDVAAAAGVGLKTVSRYVNGATNINTELSERIGAAIESLGYRHNLAAASIRPGRSSKVVGLIIGDLANPYYSVLARSVERVCTEHGYLLMSASSEEDAGRHRLLVDRLVAQRVDGLIVVPPRHATTPWATSTVEHAPMVLVDRPTGPLESVEVHTVLADNAGGARRATAAMLDGGARRIAFLGDSLELYTMRERLTGYHRALAEADHVSATGAAPPEPIVSDGAHSVEDAAAVVAGFLRDGVVDGVFAANNRAAIGTMQAFAAAGRRLPLVGFDDFEAAPLVTPAVSVVAQDVALMGRVAAETLLALIAGEAGPPTTHTLDVHLELRGSER; from the coding sequence ATGCGCAGCTCCCGGCCCCCGACCATGAACGACGTCGCCGCAGCGGCCGGCGTCGGTCTCAAGACGGTCTCGCGGTACGTGAACGGCGCGACGAACATCAACACCGAACTGTCGGAACGCATCGGCGCGGCCATCGAGTCGCTCGGCTACCGACACAACCTCGCGGCGGCGAGCATCAGGCCCGGACGGTCGAGCAAGGTCGTCGGACTCATCATCGGCGACCTGGCGAACCCGTACTACTCGGTGCTCGCCCGCTCCGTCGAACGGGTCTGCACCGAACACGGCTACCTCCTCATGTCGGCGAGCTCCGAGGAGGACGCCGGCCGGCACCGACTCCTCGTCGACCGCCTGGTCGCGCAGCGCGTCGACGGGCTCATCGTCGTTCCGCCTCGGCACGCCACGACGCCGTGGGCGACGAGCACGGTGGAGCACGCGCCGATGGTCCTCGTGGACCGCCCGACCGGACCGCTGGAGTCGGTCGAGGTGCACACGGTCCTCGCCGACAACGCGGGCGGGGCACGCCGGGCGACGGCGGCGATGCTCGACGGCGGGGCCCGGCGGATCGCGTTCCTCGGCGACTCCCTCGAGCTGTACACGATGCGGGAACGACTGACCGGCTACCACCGGGCCCTCGCCGAGGCGGACCACGTGAGCGCCACCGGCGCCGCGCCGCCCGAGCCGATCGTGTCCGACGGCGCGCACTCCGTCGAGGACGCGGCCGCGGTCGTGGCCGGCTTTCTCCGCGACGGCGTCGTGGACGGGGTGTTCGCGGCCAACAACCGTGCCGCGATCGGGACCATGCAGGCGTTCGCCGCGGCCGGACGTCGCCTCCCGCTCGTCGGCTTCGACGACTTCGAGGCGGCACCCCTCGTGACGCCGGCGGTGTCGGTGGTCGCGCAGGACGTCGCCCTCATGGGGCGGGTCGCCGCCGAGACCCTGCTGGCCCTCATCGCCGGCGAGGCCGGACCACCGACCACCCACACACTCGACGTGCACCTGGAGTTGCGCGGCTCCGAGCGCTGA
- a CDS encoding linear amide C-N hydrolase, giving the protein MCTRIFWNDNAVAKTVSRCMDWSASDEPELWFVPSGTVRGGTGDATSHRWTSRYGSVVTSMWGMGTVDGLNTAGLGAHALYLDPEDVTFAEPDGRPTVSNALWVQYLLDSYASVAEAIADIDTVRITSPLFRGLQMGIHIAIEDASGDSAIIEPIDGRLVVHHGREYTVMANSPSLDEQLANRDRYRPFGGELPPPGDITSLDRFVRASYFLHYLPEPEGTVEAVAGVFQLIANVSVPYGAPYSTGDVYPTWWRAGADLTNRVYYFGSTRSPNIFWVELDRLADADEVLRLDPRDPDRVGDQTAELAPAVLSY; this is encoded by the coding sequence GTGTGCACTCGAATCTTCTGGAATGACAACGCGGTCGCCAAGACGGTCAGCCGCTGCATGGACTGGTCCGCAAGCGACGAACCGGAGCTGTGGTTCGTCCCGAGCGGCACGGTCCGGGGTGGGACCGGAGACGCCACCTCGCATCGGTGGACCTCCCGGTACGGCAGCGTCGTCACGAGCATGTGGGGGATGGGGACCGTCGACGGCCTGAACACCGCCGGCCTCGGTGCGCATGCGCTCTACCTCGATCCGGAGGACGTGACGTTCGCCGAGCCCGACGGTCGCCCGACGGTGTCGAACGCGCTCTGGGTGCAGTACCTCCTCGACAGCTACGCGTCGGTCGCCGAGGCGATCGCCGACATCGACACCGTCCGCATCACGTCCCCGTTGTTCCGCGGCCTCCAGATGGGCATCCACATCGCCATCGAGGACGCGTCGGGTGACTCCGCGATCATCGAGCCCATCGATGGCCGGCTCGTCGTCCACCACGGCCGTGAATACACCGTCATGGCGAACTCGCCGAGTCTCGACGAGCAGCTCGCCAACCGCGACCGGTACCGCCCGTTCGGTGGCGAGCTCCCGCCTCCCGGGGACATCACCTCGCTCGACCGGTTCGTGCGCGCGTCCTACTTCCTCCACTACCTGCCGGAGCCCGAGGGCACCGTGGAGGCCGTGGCGGGCGTGTTCCAGCTCATCGCGAACGTGTCGGTCCCGTACGGCGCACCGTATTCGACGGGCGACGTGTACCCCACCTGGTGGCGGGCCGGGGCCGACCTCACGAACCGGGTGTACTACTTCGGGTCGACGAGGAGCCCCAACATCTTCTGGGTCGAGCTCGACCGGCTCGCCGACGCCGACGAGGTGTTGCGGCTCGACCCGCGCGATCCCGACCGGGTCGGCGACCAGACCGCGGAGCTCGCGCCGGCGGTGCTGAGCTACTAG
- a CDS encoding Gfo/Idh/MocA family protein, which produces MSAEQGTTDRVAAERVNIAIIGGGLMGREIAAAIQRWPALIDHPVRPRLTAVCDINPAALDWFDEIDTVVTKTTDYHELLADPSVDVVYVAVRHDLHEQIYTDVIRAGKGLLAEKPFGIDAAAAQSVLAAMAEHPESFVRCSSEMPFFPGAQLAIVYVRSGALGTIVEARNSFLHSSDIDRGKQINWKRQTQFCGEAGVMNDLGMHTWHVPLRLGWAPESVYGVLQNIVTERPGPDGSLVPCDTWDNAVLHSWASHDGVRFPLTTETKRIDPGQKNTWEFEAIGLDGGVRFSTKNPKLVEVFAIRDIPGGGREQVWQQLDAGSQSVWPTVTGPNFESGFSDTILQMWAVFLAERHGSLGDRFGAARPEEAALTHDIYRAAIRSHEEGRAIAM; this is translated from the coding sequence ATGAGCGCCGAGCAGGGGACGACCGACCGGGTGGCGGCGGAACGCGTCAACATCGCGATCATCGGCGGCGGCCTCATGGGGCGCGAGATCGCCGCGGCCATCCAGCGCTGGCCCGCGCTCATCGACCACCCGGTGCGACCCCGGCTGACGGCGGTGTGCGACATCAACCCGGCCGCCCTGGACTGGTTCGATGAGATCGACACCGTCGTGACGAAGACCACCGACTACCACGAGCTCCTCGCCGACCCGTCCGTCGACGTCGTCTACGTGGCCGTGCGTCACGACCTCCATGAGCAGATCTACACCGACGTCATCCGCGCCGGGAAGGGTCTGCTCGCGGAGAAGCCGTTCGGGATCGACGCGGCGGCGGCGCAGTCCGTCCTCGCGGCCATGGCCGAGCACCCCGAGAGTTTCGTCCGGTGTTCGAGCGAGATGCCGTTCTTCCCGGGTGCGCAGCTGGCGATCGTCTACGTCCGCTCCGGCGCGCTCGGCACGATCGTCGAGGCGCGCAACAGCTTCCTGCACTCGAGCGACATCGATCGCGGCAAGCAGATCAACTGGAAGCGCCAGACGCAGTTCTGTGGCGAGGCCGGCGTGATGAACGACCTCGGCATGCACACCTGGCACGTGCCGTTGCGGCTCGGCTGGGCACCCGAGAGCGTCTACGGCGTGTTGCAGAACATCGTGACCGAACGCCCGGGCCCTGACGGTTCGCTCGTGCCGTGCGACACGTGGGACAACGCCGTGTTGCACAGTTGGGCGAGCCACGACGGCGTGCGTTTCCCGCTCACGACGGAGACGAAGCGCATCGATCCCGGGCAGAAGAACACCTGGGAGTTCGAGGCGATCGGGCTGGACGGTGGCGTGCGGTTCAGCACGAAGAACCCGAAGCTCGTGGAGGTGTTCGCGATCCGGGACATCCCGGGCGGCGGGCGCGAACAGGTGTGGCAGCAGCTCGATGCGGGGAGTCAGTCGGTGTGGCCGACGGTCACCGGGCCGAACTTCGAGTCGGGGTTCTCCGACACGATCCTGCAGATGTGGGCGGTGTTCCTGGCCGAGCGTCACGGCTCGCTCGGTGACCGGTTCGGTGCCGCCCGTCCTGAGGAGGCGGCGCTGACCCACGACATCTACCGTGCGGCGATCCGTTCCCACGAGGAGGGGCGAGCGATCGCGATGTGA
- a CDS encoding GIY-YIG nuclease family protein, producing MSDRRCVQPGCDDTAPRDAPVALCEQHLALAAEWAGRRWGVLDTLPSPCIMCGSRLGRDYPSGWLCATCEWRQGEVPDDDLARPRIDVVYYLRHGDRVKIGTTTNPRQRFAAIWHDELLALERGDRHVERARHEQFARERLERSEWFTGSPRLLAHIAAVARDVDPWDGYARWLSEAAALRGR from the coding sequence ATGTCCGACAGACGATGCGTGCAGCCCGGGTGCGACGACACGGCTCCACGGGACGCGCCGGTCGCGCTGTGCGAACAACACCTCGCGCTCGCCGCCGAGTGGGCCGGACGCCGATGGGGCGTCCTCGACACCCTGCCCTCGCCGTGCATCATGTGCGGCTCACGGCTCGGCCGCGACTACCCATCCGGCTGGTTGTGCGCCACCTGCGAATGGAGACAGGGCGAGGTGCCCGACGACGACCTCGCCCGACCACGGATCGACGTCGTCTACTACCTCCGTCACGGCGACCGGGTGAAGATCGGCACGACGACCAACCCCCGCCAACGCTTCGCCGCGATCTGGCACGACGAACTGCTCGCGCTCGAACGCGGCGACCGACACGTCGAACGAGCCCGGCACGAGCAGTTCGCCCGCGAACGCCTGGAACGCTCCGAGTGGTTCACCGGTTCGCCGCGGCTCCTCGCCCACATCGCCGCGGTCGCCCGAGACGTCGACCCCTGGGACGGGTACGCCCGCTGGCTCAGCGAGGCGGCGGCACTGCGTGGGCGATAA
- a CDS encoding nucleoside/nucleotide kinase family protein has translation MGGSTTGTSLDELVDRARTLAASGSRRILGIVGAPGAGKSTVSDTLAAALGDQAVIVGMDGFHLDNPELVRLGRRDRKGAPDTFDVDGYVALLARLATSGRTEASAGAPVYAPRFDRSLEVSIGSAVLVRPEVPLVITEGNYLLFDDHGWQDVARHLDESWYVDVDDELRRDRLIARRLGHGHPRDEAEAWVLGVDEPNARLVDATKHRATRVVTLDATTPLATESSHGA, from the coding sequence ATGGGCGGCAGCACGACCGGGACCAGCCTCGACGAGCTCGTCGACCGCGCGCGGACCCTCGCCGCCTCAGGGTCGCGACGCATCCTCGGCATCGTCGGCGCTCCCGGCGCGGGGAAGTCGACCGTCAGCGACACGCTCGCCGCGGCCCTCGGCGACCAGGCGGTCATCGTCGGCATGGACGGCTTCCACCTCGACAACCCCGAACTCGTCCGCCTCGGGCGACGCGACCGCAAGGGCGCCCCGGACACCTTCGACGTCGACGGCTACGTCGCCCTGCTGGCGCGGCTCGCCACGAGCGGTCGCACGGAGGCGTCGGCCGGCGCCCCGGTCTACGCGCCCCGGTTCGACCGCTCACTCGAGGTCTCCATCGGCAGCGCGGTGCTCGTTCGCCCCGAGGTGCCGCTCGTCATCACCGAGGGCAACTACCTGCTGTTCGACGATCACGGCTGGCAGGACGTCGCCCGGCACCTCGACGAGTCCTGGTACGTGGACGTGGACGACGAGCTCCGCCGCGACCGCCTCATCGCCCGACGCCTCGGCCACGGCCACCCGCGGGACGAGGCCGAAGCCTGGGTGCTCGGCGTCGACGAGCCGAACGCGCGCCTGGTGGACGCCACGAAGCATCGCGCCACCCGCGTCGTGACCCTCGACGCCACCACGCCGCTGGCCACCGAGTCCAGCCACGGCGCCTGA